The Cohnella abietis genome has a segment encoding these proteins:
- a CDS encoding ABC transporter permease, whose translation MIILNLAMANMKKAKSAAFSMFILIFIAALLLNVGATVMSKMSTFYEDKVEELHDAHVSIVMNSASFKQPYEDYLKSYSGVKEAEKESIILLPTATIHYDKTDFSLRVGLLNADASRTIAPLKLIEESDYAKGEGIYLPYGLKAGGGYQLDDIFTLTYQNKKYSYRVAGFFESTLMGSTKLAMLKFFLPEAAYQQLAEELGASADGTLMSAIFANSEQSNTLLGDYNKQFSQSNESADSSFWSADIESAKSSSMTVNIIAMILVAFAAVIVLVSLIVIKFRISNNISDGMVNIGVLKSVGYTSNQIVASFVLQFMLIAVAASVVGVAGSYAVLPPFGHIISSLNKLLWPGGAHTGTDLLSVAIVGLLVLIVALLSSMRIRKLHPIAALRGGIVTHSFKRNPFPLDKAKGSLQLLLANKSMLANSWQNFMIAIIVAAITFASVFSIVLYYNIAEDKKAFFQLVGAETPDIGIQVEPGQDSDQLLKQIKQMNGVEKAIILDFVKTTIEGQLVTTDFSDDYAKLDNPTLYEGRYPEYDNEIAITGGLARLLDKTVGDTLKVAVGDTTYPYLITGLNQSLNSAKNGASLTLEGMRRLIPGHKGMSINVYLGESTNGADFVRDVDSESGSFVQSITDVKESLESQSGALISAFFSVMVAILAITAVIVIMILYLVINTTIRKRKKELGILKATGYTTFQLMVQITLSFIPVVIAGVMVGGVLGSLYTNSVLKLVLFDYGVSNTRFIVSAPHIVILCIAIIVLAYLISMLVSRRIKRITAYGLITE comes from the coding sequence AAAGCGAAAAGCGCGGCTTTCTCTATGTTCATATTAATCTTTATTGCAGCGTTGCTTCTGAACGTCGGTGCGACTGTCATGTCTAAAATGAGCACCTTCTATGAGGATAAGGTCGAAGAGCTGCACGATGCCCACGTAAGTATCGTAATGAACAGCGCGAGTTTTAAGCAGCCTTATGAGGATTATTTGAAATCGTATTCCGGTGTGAAAGAAGCGGAAAAGGAATCTATTATTTTGCTTCCCACTGCGACGATACATTACGATAAAACAGATTTTAGCCTTCGCGTTGGGCTGCTGAATGCGGATGCCAGCCGGACCATTGCCCCGCTGAAGCTAATCGAGGAGTCGGATTATGCTAAAGGAGAGGGAATTTACCTCCCGTATGGTTTGAAGGCTGGCGGCGGCTACCAGTTGGACGACATCTTTACTCTTACCTATCAGAATAAGAAATATAGCTATCGCGTTGCTGGCTTTTTTGAATCGACTTTGATGGGATCAACTAAACTCGCCATGCTGAAATTTTTCTTGCCAGAGGCAGCCTACCAACAGCTGGCTGAAGAACTAGGGGCTTCTGCCGACGGCACTCTGATGTCGGCGATTTTCGCAAATAGCGAACAATCAAACACATTATTAGGTGACTACAACAAGCAGTTTTCCCAATCCAACGAGTCCGCAGATTCTAGCTTCTGGAGCGCAGACATAGAGTCGGCGAAAAGCAGCTCGATGACCGTTAATATAATCGCCATGATTCTGGTCGCATTTGCAGCTGTGATTGTGCTAGTGTCTCTCATCGTCATTAAATTTCGTATTTCAAACAACATCTCCGATGGTATGGTGAATATCGGCGTGCTTAAATCAGTGGGCTATACCAGTAATCAAATTGTTGCGTCCTTTGTTTTGCAGTTCATGCTGATCGCGGTTGCCGCGAGTGTTGTAGGCGTAGCTGGTTCTTATGCCGTACTGCCACCTTTTGGCCATATCATCTCTAGTTTGAACAAGCTTCTATGGCCGGGCGGCGCCCATACCGGTACGGACTTGCTCAGCGTTGCGATTGTTGGTTTGTTGGTATTAATTGTGGCATTGCTCTCTTCTATGCGCATTCGTAAGCTGCACCCTATAGCAGCTCTTCGAGGGGGGATCGTGACCCACAGCTTCAAAAGAAATCCGTTCCCGCTGGATAAAGCCAAGGGTAGTTTACAGCTCCTGCTTGCCAACAAATCGATGCTTGCAAATAGCTGGCAGAATTTCATGATCGCCATCATAGTTGCCGCGATTACCTTCGCTTCAGTTTTCTCGATCGTGCTGTATTACAATATTGCTGAAGATAAGAAGGCATTTTTTCAATTGGTTGGCGCTGAAACGCCCGATATCGGAATCCAAGTCGAACCCGGCCAAGACAGCGATCAATTGCTTAAGCAAATTAAACAAATGAACGGCGTGGAGAAAGCCATTATCTTGGATTTCGTTAAGACGACAATCGAAGGGCAGCTGGTTACGACTGATTTTTCCGACGATTATGCCAAGCTGGACAATCCTACGCTCTACGAAGGACGCTATCCGGAATACGACAACGAGATTGCTATTACCGGAGGTCTAGCCAGGCTTCTTGATAAGACAGTTGGCGATACACTCAAAGTAGCTGTGGGAGATACGACATATCCTTATTTGATAACTGGGCTGAACCAATCGCTCAATTCGGCGAAGAATGGGGCATCGTTAACCTTGGAAGGCATGCGTCGCCTAATCCCCGGTCACAAAGGTATGTCCATCAACGTATACTTGGGGGAAAGCACTAACGGTGCGGACTTTGTCCGTGATGTGGATTCGGAGAGTGGGAGCTTCGTTCAGTCGATTACGGATGTAAAGGAATCATTGGAGAGCCAAAGCGGCGCATTGATCTCAGCGTTCTTCTCCGTCATGGTCGCCATTCTAGCGATAACCGCAGTGATCGTCATCATGATTCTTTATCTGGTCATTAATACGACAATCCGCAAGCGGAAAAAAGAGCTAGGCATTCTGAAAGCGACAGGCTACACGACTTTTCAGCTGATGGTGCAAATTACGCTAAGCTTTATTCCAGTAGTTATCGCGGGTGTAATGGTCGGAGGCGTGCTGGGCAGCTTGTACACCAATTCTGTGCTTAAGCTGGTGCTCTTCGATTATGGAGTGTCCAATACGCGCTTCATCGTCAGTGCTCCGCATATCGTGATTCTCTGTATCGCTATTATCGTATTGGCTTATCTCATATCGATGCTGGTATCTCGAAGAATCAAGCGAATTACAGCATATGGATTAATTACTGAGTAA